From a single Desulfobacteraceae bacterium genomic region:
- a CDS encoding phosphatase PAP2 family protein, producing the protein MDWFFKIVTWAGSAWVLFPLAVVIAGILWLRGRGTDAVLVFGGLLGASALVHGLKRLFARPRPDVPELLVAMPPDFSFPSAHTAQAVAFALACAVAASRDVATPTGMLVWGTLIITAALVGISRVYLQVHYISDVVAGAILGVAWVLALNWLLKCSAPRL; encoded by the coding sequence ATGGACTGGTTTTTCAAAATCGTGACCTGGGCCGGCTCGGCCTGGGTGCTCTTCCCCCTTGCCGTGGTCATCGCCGGCATCCTGTGGCTTCGCGGCAGAGGAACCGATGCCGTGCTCGTTTTCGGGGGGTTGCTGGGGGCCTCGGCCTTGGTCCATGGGCTCAAGCGCCTTTTCGCCCGGCCGCGTCCCGATGTTCCGGAGCTTCTGGTGGCCATGCCCCCGGATTTTTCCTTCCCCAGCGCCCACACTGCCCAGGCCGTGGCCTTCGCCCTTGCCTGCGCCGTGGCCGCCAGCCGGGATGTTGCCACCCCCACAGGGATGCTGGTCTGGGGGACGCTGATCATAACGGCGGCACTGGTGGGAATTTCCCGGGTCTACCTCCAGGTTCACTATATCTCGGACGTCGTCGCCGGGGCGATACTTGGCGTCGCCTGGGTGCTGGCCTTGAACTGGCTGCTGAAGTGTTCCGCACCAAGGCTCTGA
- a CDS encoding diacylglycerol kinase, protein MRNKFLGTGESGFHPIRKVGVVLSGLRYAIRYDFSVTYKLIISVAVLSVFFFFRQWVDFLLLAAATAMMLQAELFNSAIEALCDFITAQESRKVKVIKDISAAAAGVSILLWGIILGIETYELLRLFSIFP, encoded by the coding sequence TTGAGAAACAAATTCCTGGGTACGGGTGAATCGGGTTTCCATCCCATCCGAAAGGTCGGGGTGGTCCTCTCGGGCCTGAGGTACGCCATTCGCTACGACTTCAGCGTCACCTACAAGCTCATCATCTCGGTGGCCGTGCTGTCGGTCTTTTTCTTTTTTCGGCAGTGGGTTGATTTTCTACTCCTGGCGGCGGCGACGGCCATGATGCTGCAGGCGGAGCTGTTCAACAGCGCCATCGAGGCCCTCTGCGACTTCATCACCGCCCAGGAAAGCCGCAAGGTCAAGGTCATCAAGGACATTTCCGCCGCCGCGGCCGGGGTCAGCATCCTGCTGTGGGGGATCATTCTGGGCATCGAAACCTATGAGCTGCTGCGGCTCTTTTCGATTTTCCCTTGA
- a CDS encoding DEAD/DEAH box helicase, with protein MSQPPLDDARHGDETLVCRLTPSGRIDVRPGAPEDGPPIAAKTAERILAAFGTDRGHGVLHLGAAELLSDLSPELAYWRDLGRLFVGRVCAALDPTDPKTLVVPEPDPDELADLAQAAPPMQGAETLSAALLGEIWSDMGTALSAQAKEQPDGVQGYLQKHSSVWHVVGRVCFHLAENKRDPAYPFAFLATYVHRVSKQAKPQHLPLGRALKDYAGARNRQKLLALLAPLSRTAARSTFIRELVESGDIYHPLSWTPREAHRFLCEIALYEQAGLVVRMPDWWRAKNRPRPKVSVAVGGKAPSKLGMEALLDFDVTLTLDGEKLTPREADEILTASDGLVLIKGKWVEVDRDKLSQVLAQWRDVQRQAQAGGVSFGEAMRLLSGVRLGGDDQAAEDARPEWSEVIAGKWLSKRLEDLRSPELRAEIEAGAGLRVTLRPYQKLGVQWLSALRSLELGGCLADDMGLGKTIQVLAILSISRRNRGQGTDLLVVPASLVDNWRLEIERAVPELKVLIAHPSHMPSDELKKLPQKRVAAHDAVITTYGTAMRTAWMKAFPWRSLILDEAQAIKNPGSKQTQAVKAIPAGWRLALTGTPVENRLGDLWSIFDFLNPGLLGSAKAFNALCKSMASRQQGYAPLRRLVQPYILRRLKTDKRVIADLPDKTEVNAFCLLSKQQAALYQQSVEAMRRQIEALEGIARRGVVLAFLMRFKQICNHPSHWLGDGGYEPVDSGKFTRLRELGESIAARQDKLLVFTQFREMTEPLAGFLAEVFGRGGLVLHGGTPVKKRQGLVRNFQEDDRVPFMVLSLKAGGTGLNLTAASHVIHFDRWWNPAVENQATDRAFRIGQKKNVLVHKFVCRGTLEERIDQLIAGKQKLSDEILSGGAESALTEMSNAELMSMVALDLKSALAE; from the coding sequence GTGAGTCAGCCGCCCCTGGATGACGCCCGCCACGGCGATGAAACCCTGGTCTGCCGCCTAACCCCCAGCGGCCGAATCGATGTCCGGCCGGGGGCGCCCGAGGACGGCCCTCCAATCGCGGCCAAGACCGCCGAGCGGATCCTCGCGGCCTTCGGCACCGACCGCGGCCACGGCGTGCTGCATCTCGGGGCGGCGGAGCTTTTGAGCGATCTTTCCCCGGAGCTGGCTTACTGGCGCGATCTGGGGCGCCTTTTCGTCGGCCGGGTGTGCGCTGCGCTGGACCCCACCGACCCGAAAACCCTGGTCGTCCCCGAACCGGACCCCGACGAGCTCGCGGACCTGGCCCAGGCCGCACCCCCGATGCAGGGCGCCGAGACCCTTTCGGCGGCACTTCTGGGGGAGATCTGGTCCGACATGGGAACCGCGCTGTCGGCCCAGGCCAAGGAACAACCGGACGGCGTCCAGGGCTACCTGCAGAAGCACAGCTCGGTCTGGCACGTGGTGGGCCGTGTCTGCTTCCACCTGGCCGAGAACAAACGTGATCCGGCCTATCCCTTCGCCTTTCTCGCCACCTACGTGCACCGGGTCTCCAAGCAGGCCAAGCCGCAACACCTGCCGCTGGGCAGGGCCCTCAAGGACTACGCCGGGGCCCGAAACCGGCAGAAGCTGCTCGCCCTGCTGGCCCCCCTCTCCCGAACCGCCGCCCGGAGCACGTTCATCCGCGAGCTGGTGGAGTCCGGCGACATCTACCACCCCCTTTCCTGGACGCCGCGGGAGGCCCACCGCTTCCTCTGCGAAATCGCCCTCTACGAACAGGCCGGGCTGGTGGTGCGCATGCCCGACTGGTGGCGCGCCAAGAACAGACCCCGGCCCAAGGTCTCGGTCGCGGTGGGCGGCAAGGCGCCGTCGAAACTCGGGATGGAAGCCCTGCTGGACTTCGATGTGACGCTCACCCTGGACGGCGAGAAGCTCACCCCGCGGGAGGCCGATGAGATTCTTACCGCCAGCGACGGCCTGGTGCTGATCAAGGGCAAATGGGTCGAGGTCGACCGCGACAAGCTCTCCCAGGTGCTCGCCCAGTGGCGCGACGTCCAGCGGCAGGCCCAGGCGGGCGGCGTCAGCTTCGGTGAGGCCATGCGCCTGCTTTCCGGCGTCCGCCTCGGCGGCGATGACCAGGCGGCCGAGGACGCGCGGCCGGAATGGTCGGAGGTCATCGCCGGCAAGTGGCTTTCAAAACGCCTGGAAGACCTGCGCTCACCCGAGCTGCGAGCGGAGATCGAAGCCGGGGCGGGGTTGCGGGTGACCCTTCGCCCCTACCAGAAGCTGGGGGTGCAGTGGCTTTCGGCCCTGCGCAGCCTGGAGCTGGGCGGCTGCCTGGCCGATGACATGGGCCTGGGCAAGACGATCCAGGTGCTGGCGATTCTTTCCATCAGCCGCCGCAACCGGGGGCAGGGGACCGATCTGCTGGTGGTCCCGGCATCGCTGGTGGACAACTGGCGCCTGGAGATCGAACGCGCCGTCCCCGAGCTCAAGGTGCTCATCGCCCACCCCTCGCACATGCCCTCGGACGAGTTGAAGAAGCTGCCCCAAAAGCGGGTGGCGGCCCACGACGCGGTGATCACCACCTATGGCACGGCCATGCGCACGGCCTGGATGAAGGCCTTCCCATGGCGCAGCCTGATCCTCGACGAGGCGCAGGCCATCAAGAACCCCGGCTCCAAGCAGACCCAGGCGGTCAAGGCGATCCCGGCAGGCTGGCGCCTGGCGCTGACCGGGACGCCGGTGGAAAACCGCTTGGGCGATCTGTGGTCGATTTTCGACTTCCTCAATCCCGGCCTGCTGGGCTCAGCCAAGGCGTTCAACGCGCTGTGCAAGTCCATGGCATCGCGCCAACAGGGCTACGCGCCGCTGCGCCGGCTGGTGCAGCCGTACATCCTGCGGCGTCTGAAGACCGACAAGCGCGTCATCGCCGACTTGCCCGACAAGACCGAGGTCAACGCCTTTTGCCTGCTCAGCAAACAGCAGGCCGCACTCTACCAGCAGTCCGTGGAGGCGATGCGCCGCCAGATCGAGGCGCTGGAGGGGATCGCGCGCCGCGGCGTGGTCCTGGCCTTTTTGATGCGCTTCAAACAGATCTGCAACCACCCCTCGCACTGGCTCGGCGACGGCGGATACGAGCCGGTCGACAGCGGTAAGTTCACCCGTCTGCGCGAACTGGGTGAATCCATCGCCGCCCGCCAGGACAAGCTGCTGGTCTTTACGCAGTTCCGCGAGATGACCGAACCGCTGGCCGGGTTTCTGGCCGAGGTCTTCGGCCGCGGCGGCCTCGTTCTGCACGGTGGCACGCCGGTCAAAAAACGCCAGGGGCTGGTGAGAAATTTTCAGGAAGACGACCGCGTGCCCTTCATGGTACTGTCGCTCAAAGCCGGCGGCACCGGGCTCAATCTGACGGCGGCCTCGCACGTGATCCACTTCGACCGCTGGTGGAACCCGGCGGTGGAAAACCAGGCCACGGATCGCGCCTTCCGCATCGGTCAGAAGAAAAACGTGCTGGTTCACAAGTTCGTCTGCCGGGGCACGCTGGAGGAGCGCATCGACCAGTTGATCGCCGGCAAGCAGAAGCTCTCCGATGAAATTCTGTCCGGCGGCGCCGAATCGGCCTTGACCGAGATGAGCAACGCGGAGCTGATGTCGATGGTGGCGCTCGATCTGAAGAGCGCCCTCGCGGAGTAG